Proteins encoded by one window of Chondromyces crocatus:
- a CDS encoding inorganic diphosphatase — translation MTHPLHDIQLPQRRDEFFPVVIEISKGSKSKYELDKKTGLLMLDRVLYSSVHYPANYGFIPQTHAGDGDPLDVLVLMQEPVIPLTLVRARAIGGFSMRDDKGVDDKIIAVAIDDPSVSHYQTHDQLPPHVSKELMRFFADYKQLENKLSEVDRIYDRNRALEVIEESIATYRSMSGWSKG, via the coding sequence ATGACTCACCCCTTGCATGACATCCAGCTTCCGCAGCGCCGGGACGAATTCTTCCCTGTCGTCATCGAGATCTCGAAGGGCTCCAAGAGCAAGTACGAGCTCGACAAGAAGACCGGCCTGCTGATGCTCGACCGTGTTCTCTACTCGTCCGTTCATTACCCCGCCAACTACGGCTTCATCCCCCAGACCCACGCCGGCGACGGCGACCCCCTCGACGTGCTCGTGCTCATGCAGGAGCCCGTCATCCCCCTGACCCTCGTCCGCGCGCGCGCCATCGGCGGCTTCTCCATGCGCGACGACAAGGGCGTCGACGACAAGATCATCGCCGTCGCCATCGACGACCCGTCCGTCTCCCACTACCAGACCCACGACCAGCTCCCGCCGCACGTCTCGAAGGAGCTGATGCGCTTCTTCGCCGACTACAAGCAGCTCGAGAACAAGCTCTCCGAGGTCGACCGCATCTACGATCGCAACCGCGCCCTCGAAGTCATCGAGGAGTCCATCGCGACCTACCGCTCCATGAGCGGCTGGTCCAAGGGCTGA
- the hepT gene encoding type VII toxin-antitoxin system HepT family RNase toxin, whose translation MVNRDLVAAKLAELDDRIARIRAKCPATSALLSTDRDALDLVSFNLMLAVQSCSDIASHLIADEGWPAANHLAACFNRLRDEGVLSATTAASLGRAVGLRNVVAHGDSGINPAMVHAAATQGARDLEAFAREVAVWLAQRHSP comes from the coding sequence GTGGTTAACCGAGATCTGGTCGCCGCAAAGCTCGCCGAGCTGGACGATCGCATCGCGCGCATCCGTGCGAAATGCCCGGCGACGTCCGCGTTGCTGAGCACGGATCGCGACGCCCTCGATCTGGTGAGCTTCAACCTGATGCTCGCCGTGCAGAGCTGCTCCGACATCGCGAGTCACCTGATCGCCGACGAGGGCTGGCCTGCTGCCAACCACCTCGCCGCTTGCTTCAACCGGTTGCGTGACGAGGGCGTGCTCTCGGCGACCACCGCCGCATCCCTCGGCCGCGCCGTGGGCCTTCGCAACGTGGTCGCGCACGGCGACTCGGGGATCAACCCAGCGATGGTCCATGCTGCTGCCACGCAAGGAGCACGTGATCTGGAAGCCTTCGCGCGCGAAGTCGCCGTCTGGCTCGCACAACGTCATTCCCCCTGA
- the mntA gene encoding type VII toxin-antitoxin system MntA family adenylyltransferase antitoxin has product MAHPDLLQRLRQTLAGRADVRVAVLFGSEARGTARPDSDVDVAVDAPGVDLLDLRAQLSCALDREVDVVALEEASIPLHEALIHDGVVVHEGYPGAGALWRSRTLAMLETDRPWYARMRDAWLTRVKEKGFARG; this is encoded by the coding sequence ATGGCACATCCCGACCTCCTGCAACGGCTTCGCCAGACGCTGGCCGGTCGTGCGGACGTGCGGGTCGCCGTGCTGTTCGGCTCTGAAGCGCGGGGCACGGCCAGGCCAGACTCTGACGTGGATGTCGCCGTCGATGCCCCAGGTGTCGATCTCCTCGACCTGAGGGCGCAGCTCTCCTGTGCGCTGGACCGAGAGGTCGACGTCGTCGCACTGGAGGAAGCCTCCATCCCGCTCCACGAGGCCTTGATCCACGACGGCGTCGTGGTCCACGAAGGCTACCCCGGCGCTGGCGCGCTCTGGCGCTCACGAACGCTGGCGATGCTGGAGACCGATCGGCCCTGGTACGCGCGGATGCGGGACGCCTGGCTCACTCGCGTGAAGGAGAAAGGGTTCGCGCGTGGTTAA